Genomic segment of Malus domestica chromosome 15, GDT2T_hap1:
AAGTGGAAAAATGggtcttttcaattttcttgcaGAAAATGGACGAGGGTGTATGGCTGCACTTGCAAAGGACAAGCTTGTTTATGAGGTAAATATATTGTTGGGGACTATGTTCTCGTGCTTGACTCATATTCTAAATGTGGATGTGTTCAATCTTGTTGCTATTTTAGTCATTTTCATTTGTCATATCCTAAAGCTTACCACCAGTGTCATGCCACTAATGATGTCTTTCATGATTCCAGTCAATAAATCTGAAGCGACAATCGGTCCAGTTACAGGTTAATATTGTTAGAAAGAAATGGCATTTTCTATGTATAACTCATAGCATTGGAAGAGCATTTTCTGGGGGTAGCTTATTGAGGTGTTACGTGGATGGTGATCTCGTTTCTTCTGAAAGATGCAGGTTGGAGGCTACCTCCGTTCTTCCTTCACATGTGGATTTGTTTTATCTTTTGTCTAGTTACAAATATTATCCCTTACTTTCATACTTTTGTGTTTCAGATATGCCAAAGTTAATGAATTATTAACAAGTTGTAGAATTGGCGCAAAATTTGATATACGCCTGCATGACGACGATTTGGCTCTGGAATCTGTAAAAGATTCACATCCTTTCCTCGGTCAGATTGGTCCTGTTTATGTATTTAATGATACCATTTCTTCTGAGCAAGTTCAGGGCATATATTCTCTTGGACCAAGCTACATGTATTCGTTTCTTGACAGTGAAGCCGCCTCATCTAAGGATAACCCAGTGCTTAATGGGATCCTTGATGCCAAAGATGGTCTTGCATCAAAAATTCTTTTTGGACTTAATGCACAGGTTCTCTCTTATAGTCTTATTAGAAAACTAGTTCTGTATAATCTTTCGTGTCTGTTTATGAAGTAACCCTAATCCATTAGTTATCCTATAAGGAAAAAGGAGTACTCTAAGCAGTTGGTCTCTTCTTTCAGGCATGTGATGGCAGGAAACTCTTTAATGTTTCACCAATGCTGGACCATGTATCAGATAAGAACTCATTTGAAGCAACTGTGATGGTTGGCACGCAGCAATGCTCCAGACGATTATTGCAACAGATAATTTACTGTGTTGGAGGTGTATCAGTGTTTTTTCCTCTTATTGCCCAGtctgaaaaatatgaaagtgaagaaagtgGGAAATTGGAGCATACATTGCCTATTATCACGAGAGAACGGGTGACTGCTGAAGTTATTGAGCTCATAGCTTCTGTTCTGGATGAGAACTTAGCTAATCAACAACAGATGCATCTTCTCTCTGGATTCTCAATACTAGGGTTCTTGTTGCAATCAGTTCCTCCTCAGCAGCTTAATTTGGAAACACTTTCAGCCTTAAAACATCTATTTTATGTCGTTGCAAACTGCGGTATATATCATTAACTGTTTCTCAATTCTCATATAACTGGCTAATACTTATAtctgtagtttttttttatcccaTGTAAATTGTGCAGAAGTTTCTGAATCATTCATTTGCccagatttatttattttctcctttttttacCTTTAGGCTTGGCGGAGCTGCTTACTAAAGAGGCTATATCTAGCATATTTCTTAACCCTCTCATCTGGTTGTATACGGCTTATAAGGTGCAGCGTGAGTTATACATGTTTCTCATCCAGCAGTTTGATAATGACCCAAGGTTACTTAAAAGCCTTTGCCGGCTCCCCCGTGTTATAGATATAATACGCCAATTTTATTGGGATAATCCAAAATCTCGATTTTCTGTTGGAAACACGCCTCTTCTTCATCCCATCACAAAACAAGTTCTTGGGGAGAGACCCAGTAATGATGAGATACGAAAAATTCGTCTTGTTTTGTTGAGCCTTGGTGAAATGAGCCTCAGGTATGGCTCTTCACTTCATTAGAAGGATTTTGTTGTTTCGAAACATATAGCTATGATTATGTTTTTTCCTTTCCAACAAGCAAATTTAACGTAACAGACTATCATGTCTTGTTCATTTAATGTTTTAAGTGAAATCTTAAAAATGTCCTGGGTAATATGCAGGCAGAAAATTGCAGCCGCAGATATAAGAGCTTTAATAGCTTTTTTCGAAACAAGTCAGGATTCAACCTGTATTGAGGATGTTTTACATATGCTTGTTCGAgcgctttctcaaaaaccacTGCTTGCAGCTTTCCTGGAGCAGGTCAACCTGATCGGTGGTTGTCACATGTTTGTTAATCTTCTTCAGAGGTATGCATTGAATATTATGAATTCAATGATGTATAAATTAAATCTTCACACTAGAATATGTGGGTAAGACCTTATTTTCAAGTGTTCTCTTACTCTCTGTTTGGACGAGGGACTTTCAAAgtaacaaggaactttagactGAATTATCAAAAATGCACTAGAACACTACCAATGAACTACCCAAGCACTACAAAGCTAGTATTAAAACATTACAAATGAACTACGAAGGCACTAAACAAAGGACTTTCAAATGACACCTTTCAAGGAATCATTTGAAAGTTCTTAATTGTAATGCATCTGGTCGTTTTCAAGTCTGTCTATCTAGTTTTTGTAGAACACTGCTTACAAATTTAGCCTAAGTTCCATGGAACTTTAAAGTCCATCCAAATGCACCATAAGAACTCAATTATTACTTAAAAAGGCAATTATTTTTACTGTTAAAGTAGTCTGGTACTTAAACTAAATTGGCTCAAAAGATTAGTGATGACTTTAAGGATTTAGAGGATTGGCAACAATACTGATAAAGctttatgtgtatatatatatatatattgttttttctGTATGTTACGGTGAATAGCTATATAATTACTGGTCTGTCTAGAGAGTAATAGGGAAAACTAGGATTGATCTAGTGAATTGCACCACCCTTCCATAATTGGCATTTTCTTTCATAGAAAAGAGAAATCTTTAAAGTCTTGAAATGAATACAATGTTGAGAACAAGTAGTCCACCTGAAAGCACAAATTTGAAGCTAACCACCAGAGATGGAACATTTTAGATTCTGACCGTATCACAACACAATGCAGTGAACTACCGTAGAGCTGGCTTCTAGTAAACTAATTTAGCAGAAAAAGGATAGAGCTGTTCTGAAAATACAGATACCCAAAAGAAGGCCGAAATCTGATTTTATCGCAAAGTACCTCCACACCCTCCATAACTTCAATGCTTCTCCAATTTCTCTCCACCCAAAGAACCCCTCCTAACACCAAATACCACATGCTTATTGCTCAACAAAGAGTGACGATGTTGCTTCCAGATATAATTGCTCGAttgcaaaaatatatatatctaaatATGTTTCTCAATGATTAATGGTGAGTTTTTGCCCAAATTACTTATTGGTTTCTCCTCGAATAAGTCTACTCTTATATGATTGTAAATTACTATAAGTAACTGAGGCGGaaaaatctttttcttttctagacCATTGTTTCAGAATACAGTCACTTATATGTCGTTAAAAGTAAAGATCGATAAGAAACACAACCTATGCTGTTATATTTTGtcttctgattttgtttttcattttttgccaTAGGGAATATGAACCTATTAGATTGCTCAGCTTGCAACTCCTTGGGAGACTTTTGGTTGGTCTTCCATCTGAGAAGAAGGGAGCAAGATTTTTTAATCTTGCAGTTGGAAGATCTCGGTTTCTTTCAGatggccaaaaaaaaattagtatgaAGATGCAACCAATTTTCTCAGCCATGTCTGATAGGTTATTCAGGTTTCCACAAACAGATAACTTGTGTGCTTCGTTGTTTGATGCTCTTCTTGGTGGTGCTAGCCCCAAACAGGTACTTGAAACACAGTTTTAGAAAATTAggaagcaaaaaataaaaaatttgcagtTCATCCTGTCATTGTAGCTGTGCAATTATTGTTGCattcttgttttgatttttcaaaCAGGATACTGGGCAAACTTACTTGAGAATTGATTTCGGATTTACAGGTGTTACAGAAACACCACCAGGTTGAAAGGCAGAGAAACAAAGCAAATAGCACTCATTTTCTCCTTCCGCAAATTTTGGTTCTTATTTTCAGATTCCTGTCTGGCTGTGAGGATGCAGGTTCAAGACTGAAAATTGTCAGAGACTTACTTGATCTTCTTGATTCTGATCCTTCaaatgttgaagcttttatggtatTTAGCGCTACATGTGTTTTATAGTGCACTTTctcttattttattaaattctcCTAACTGAAATGTTTTGAATAGGAATTTGGCTGGAATGCCTGGTTAACAGCTTGTGTAAAGCTTGGTGTATTCAAAAACTACAAGGTTAATCCCCAAGACCAAGATGACAATGAGAAAAATGAGCAAGATATGGTGAGGAATCTGTTTGGTGTTGTTCTTTGTTACTATGTACATTCTGTCAAAGGTGGGTGGCAGCAGTTAGAAGATACAGTGACTTTCCTACTAATGCAGTGTGAACATGTATGTTAAAATCCACTGTGTTATTCTACATCTCTTATTAATTATAGACTATATGATCTCaagtttttttaaaattttttttttttactatttctGGCAGGGGGGCATTTCATTTCGATACTTGCTTCGAGATATATATAAGGATTTGATCAGTAAACTTGTGGAATTGTCTTCTGAAGAGAATGTCTTCATCTCGCAACCATGCCGGGACAACACGTTATACCTTCTAAGACTGGTCGATGAGATGCTTATCTCTGAAATAGACCAAAAACTTCCGGTAATCAGCTTACTTGGAATTGAGATCATAATATCCTAGCTACTTCCATGCTCAACCACACCACCCAAGCttaaatagaaataaaaaagaaaaatggataCAATAATTTATCATTTTACAAAAGTACATAAACAGATCTGCATTGTATTCGGTTTGCTAAATCAACTGCTTCAATTAGTGGATACTCCATGATTATGTGACACTCCAATTGCATTTCTCTAACTTCAGTCTTCCTATTCTGATTTATGAAGATGCTCTCCATCTTTCCTCGGCTGTGGATAGATGACTTGAAATTCAAAATATGACCAGTTCTTCTTATCTCTTGACAATCACATCACAGTTCTAAACTTTCACATCACATGCTCACTTATTTCACCAGTTTTCTGTTATGTCTACTAAACCAATAATTCCGATGGGTTTGTCGGACAAACTCTGGTGACAGTCAGCCAATGCAGTTGATGGTTCCAATTTTCTTTCAGTAATGAATTGTTAACCCTCTGCTTCTATATGCACACACAAAAGCATTGCTTAATTGGTTTTCAATGCTATGAAATGGCTTGTAATTATCTGtttatttcattttagttgCCGAGGTGAGActatcaattaaaaattaaaatttgacttTCTTGTAGTTTCCGGCTAGTAACTCTGACTTTTCCCTGGATTCGCTGGAGCTAGAACGCCATAAAGATTATGGCTCTGCCTTATATGAAGTGCTAGAAGGAGAAATTGATAGCCAAACATCCAGGTACTAGCTTCTGGAGTTGCAACttttatttctgaaactgaTGTCCATTATGATGTCAGTCGCTAATGCTGTCTGTGTGGATTTAACCTATCTAGATGAATCTGCTTAAATTTAATTTTGCCAGATGAATAGTGTTAATGTTGTCATAATAGTTGTATGTAGTTATGCCAGTCTGCACTGGAGGGAGTCTAGTACTGAGGGCATTCTGGGATGGTGCTCTGTCTGTCAGTTTAGGTTTTCTATTTGGGTTTAGATGTTTCTGCTGCTGTTTTAGGTGTTACATGGCCTACTTGTAGAATTCTCTAGAGGTAAATAGAATATTGTGACCCTAAACCCTTAGGGCCTGTTTGGTTTCCTTCTTGGATTCTATTTCATGTTAAAAAATGATGAATGTGGGTAAATTACTTAATACTCAttcatttcaaaaacaaaaaattggatcCAAGAGGGATACCGAACAACCCCTTAGGTTTTCTGTTTGGGTTTTTATGTTTCTGCTGGTGTTTTAGGTGTTTCATGGCGTACTTGTAGATTTCCCTACTGGTAAAGAGAATAACGTGATCTATTATTCTTCTCTCTAAGGAGGATTAAATGGTACATAGTTGAttacaaggaaagaaaagaaaggctaGCAGTCAACTCCTATGAAAAAAGCCTATAACTATGCTAATCGGCCAATTTTGTACAATTAAACATATAAATGTAAACACTACTTGTCCATGCTTCTTGTAATTCCTTCTGTGTTCACCAAATAGAACTTGTGTttcttatcaaaataaaaaatagtttgtATGCAGTTATGCTACACCACTACTTAGGTAATCTGATGATCTGTCTATTAACCATTTTTTATTGAAGAGAGATGCATTTTATTCAATGTGACAGGATGTGAGCTTACAAATTACATTAAGACTGCCAAACTCATCTCTGACTGGCTTTTCGCTCTATTCAGTTTAAGACAGCataaaaagatgaaggaaaaaaaaaaaattcacatccCTATACTCAATCGAAACACCATAACACCCAAATAGAACTCTATCCCACAATTCCTCTACCTCATGTCCTTATGTTTTTGTTTGTCCTCGTACAGATGACCCATATTATACTGTATCCTCATATAATAAATCTGGGGAGCTGATTTTTGCATACCCTTTTTAGCCTCTCACACACCTCTTTATTTCTGGCCATtatattgaataaatcaaatagaAACAATAGAAAAGATTAAAGAGGGGTGTGTGGAAGGAGAAAAAGCGTGTATTTATCATTTTCCTATATATGTACTTAGATTTGAAAAAGCGGAGACactttataaaattttattagACTCCGAAACAAGGGTTTAATTTTCTCCAtgctttttaaattaataagcCAGGAAAATACTTGTGCATTATTTTGTTTGGATATTTTTAACTCTAGGCGAATAGATTGCGTATAATTCCCTGGCCATACATGAGTAGTTAGATTCAGAAGCATGATTTAATTCTGTTCTTGACTTGATGCATTGTTCATCTGCACAAGATATTTGTGAGTCTCCTCAAAAGGGCAACTTGCCCAAATCTCCAATCACTGGGAGAGGACAAAGATTCACAAAACTGTGGTGGTTAAACTCTGATGTTTGTGGTCTATGTTGGCTACATCAAAGGAAGAATTCTCTTAGTTTATGAAATTCTTCGGCGATAACTCTTGGTTGGATTTAGCAGCCTAGGAGGTTTCTCGTTTCAATTTTGAAGTTCTTGTGCAGTTtcctttgtttatttgtattttcttttggacCAAGACTGTGTTGGATTCGAGGACTTCTACCATTGTCACTATCATTCCTTTTCACGATGTGTTATGATTTATGATGAATACAATTCATGGTCTGATTGAGTTATTTTTTTAGGATCCCTGGTAGTTACAAGCAGCCAATCAGTAATGCAGATGACATAGTAAATGACCAGTGGTGGAATCTGTATGACAATTTGTGGATTATCATAAGTGAGATGAATGGTAAGGGACCAAGCAAGACGTCCCCCAAGCCATCACCATCTGCAGGTCCATCTTTGGGCCAAAGAGCACGTGGCTTAGTAGAATCTCTGAATATTCCTGCTGCGGAGGTAGCTGCAGTTGTTGTATCAGGAGGGATAGGCAGTGCTCTAGGTGGCAAACCTAACAAAAATGTTGATAAGGCAATGCTCTTGCGAGGGGAAAGGTGCCCAAGAATTATTTTTAGACTTGTCATCCTATATCTATGCAGATCTTCTCTGGAAAGATCATCGCGTTGCGTCCAACAGGTCATTTCGCTTTTGCCATGTCTCTTGGCAGCTGATGATGAGCAAAGCAAAAGCAGATTGCAACTGTTCATTTGGTAACCACTTTTCGCCTTTGAGGTTTCTAACCAAGTTCACtgataataagaaaaaacaatttgttcaaaatttttttttggggtgggGGGGAACTGTGGTTTCTTTGTTTATAGTGTTATTCACAAAAATTTAACTTAACATTGTGGCCAGGGCTTTGCTTGTGGTTAGGTCGCAGTTTGGAATGTTGGATGATGGTGCTCGTTTTCATGTGATATCACACTTGATTCGAGAAACTGTCAACTTTGGCAAATCAATGCTGGCTACTAGCATGATGGGGAGAGAGGACTCCTTGGACTCGGGAAACAGTGTAAAAGAAACAGGATCTATTCAGAATTTAATTCAGAGGGATCGAGTGCTAGCAGCAGTGCGTCTTGCAAGTTATTTTAGCGATGTTATATATATTATCTTCTGTCCCCACACTCACACTAATTTAAATGTTATAGTTCTGATATACAGCGTTAATGTATAAAATATGGTCAAGTTATGCTGAAACGTCGCTCATAAATTAGGTGTCCATGTGGTGCCATGCACGATTGACCTAGACCTAGGGCTGAACGTGCCCATGCCTGTTTCATGTTTTTCAACGGGCCCCCTATGGTTTTCCTTTCAtagaacacaaatttataaaatgAATCCTAGTTACAGAGGTAGTATTAACTAGTAAGGTTAGATATATTTTAATTGTTCTACTTGACAGATAAAGAAATGAGAATAAAACGTGAtattaccaaaataaataagtaaaatgCGGAATAACTGTACCATTTGTAATTAAACAtggtttattatttaatttgaggtataagataaaataaaataataagaggCAAAATATTTGTTGTAATCCTATGTCATCTACTGTTTTActgtttagttttatttttcaggTAGGTGATGAGGCAAAATATACAAAGTCATTAGATACAGATCGTCAAAGGCAGTTGTGTGAGCTCCAACTTAGGATGGATGAAAATTCCTCTTCAGAATCTAATACCAGGAAAGCTTTTGAAGATGAGATACAGAGTAGCTTGGCCTCCATTCTTGCTTTAGATGACAGCAGAAGAGCTGCATTCCAGCTCGCTCATGAGGAGGAGCAACAAAATGTTGCTGTATGTGGCCCATTCTTTTCTGTTATTGAACATATCTTTTCAAAATGAATAATAAACAAGGAACATGCAATTTCTTTTGTTCATTATTACTGTTGTTTTCTTTTCCGACTTGTGATGCATATTATGAGTGCTTGTCATTACTAACATAATTTTTCAGGAAAAATGGATACACATGTTTCGTGCTTTGATTGATGAGAGAGGTCCATGGTCTGCTAATCCTTTTCCAAATAGTGCTGTGAGGCATTGGAAACTTGACAAGATAGAAGATGCTTGGCGACGTAGGCAAAAGCTGAGACAGAATTATCATTTTGATGAAAAGCTGTGTCATCCTTCATCATCTGTGCCCAGCAATGACATTGCACCTCCTGTTAATGAAAGTAAATGTGGTTTTGTGGGGCACATTCCTGAGCAAATGAAGCGGTTTTTGCTGAAGGGGGTATGGAAGATAACTGATGATGGGAGCTCAGAATCCAATGAAATTGATAATGAACTTGGAGGGCAGAAACCCACCCTCCCTAAAGATACTTCAGACAGCCAGTGCTCGGAATTATCCAAAGACAGCGGTGATTGGATGCAGGAAAGAAAAGATTCTTCATCCTCTTCACTTGAGACAGAAACTAGTGAGGTATGAGGGAGAGATGAATTTGTGctataaaaatgaaattaaacttCTAACGTCGGGATTTCTGTTTCAGGTTCTTACGTCGGTTCCTTGTGTGCTTGTAACCCCAAAAAGAAAATTAGGTGGACATTTGGCAGTGATGAAAGATGTTTTGCATTTCTTTGGTGAATTTTTGGTTGAAGGTAGTGGAGGATCATCTGTTTTCAGAAATTTCCATGCTTCAAGTAATCATGATTTGACCAAACCTGATCAAAAGCAAAAGTCTCTGAAACAGCCTCTATATCTTGGTTTGGATGCTGAGAAGGGAGCCACAGTTGATAAATTTGATGCAACGAATGAAAATGTTCTTAATAGAAAACAGTTAAAAAATATGAAGCGCCACAGGAGATGGAATATTGGCAAGGTTGGAGAAATTTGCATTTAGCTTTTGCTTTTATTATCTCTTGCGTATCGTAGTCATctttatttctttattcttGATCACAGATAAAAGCTGTCTGTTGGACTCGTTATTTGCTTCGATATTCTGCAATAGAGATTTTCTTCAGTGATTCATCTGCACCAGTGTTTTTGAATTTTGCATCCCTGAAGGATGCAAAAGATACTGGAACCTTGATAGTTGCTACCCGAAATGAATATT
This window contains:
- the LOC103402005 gene encoding BEACH domain-containing protein B isoform X3, translated to MEVISFVEFAATSSGSAHNLPELSALLDALEHSACNPEVASVLAKSLRRVLQLSAEKTVASFKAVNAFPRVLKVACIQAQESRRFGNISPSLEKNIDEVVPSHQGSKSHQTMQRWLKCMETSMELYMEFFLTAEDARSLVLHSAECIGYLFDLFWEEGFRDNVLRHIFELMKTVPSSEEDQRAKLQLFSKYLETFTQIKEREKSFAELSIYLLVGMRDMLKIDPVYYQTLFRDGECFLHVVSLLNGNLEEGSGENLVLNVLQTLTCLLASNDTSKATFRVLAGKGYQTLQSLLLEFCQSRSSEGLLNALLDMLVDGKFDMKSGPKIKNEDVIILYLRVLRESSDSLQHNGLDVFQQLLRDSISNQASCVRAGMLNFLLDWFSQEDNDSVILKIAQLIQVVGGHSTSGKDIRKIFALLRSEKVGNQQKYCSLLLSSVLSMLNEKGPTAFFDFTGNDSGIIIKTPVQWPLNKGFSFSCWLRVENFPRSGKMGLFNFLAENGRGCMAALAKDKLVYESINLKRQSVQLQVNIVRKKWHFLCITHSIGRAFSGGSLLRCYVDGDLVSSERCRYAKVNELLTSCRIGAKFDIRLHDDDLALESVKDSHPFLGQIGPVYVFNDTISSEQVQGIYSLGPSYMYSFLDSEAASSKDNPVLNGILDAKDGLASKILFGLNAQACDGRKLFNVSPMLDHVSDKNSFEATVMVGTQQCSRRLLQQIIYCVGGVSVFFPLIAQSEKYESEESGKLEHTLPIITRERVTAEVIELIASVLDENLANQQQMHLLSGFSILGFLLQSVPPQQLNLETLSALKHLFYVVANCGLAELLTKEAISSIFLNPLIWLYTAYKVQRELYMFLIQQFDNDPRLLKSLCRLPRVIDIIRQFYWDNPKSRFSVGNTPLLHPITKQVLGERPSNDEIRKIRLVLLSLGEMSLRQKIAAADIRALIAFFETSQDSTCIEDVLHMLVRALSQKPLLAAFLEQVNLIGGCHMFVNLLQREYEPIRLLSLQLLGRLLVGLPSEKKGARFFNLAVGRSRFLSDGQKKISMKMQPIFSAMSDRLFRFPQTDNLCASLFDALLGGASPKQVLQKHHQVERQRNKANSTHFLLPQILVLIFRFLSGCEDAGSRLKIVRDLLDLLDSDPSNVEAFMEFGWNAWLTACVKLGVFKNYKVNPQDQDDNEKNEQDMVRNLFGVVLCYYVHSVKGGWQQLEDTVTFLLMQCEHGGISFRYLLRDIYKDLISKLVELSSEENVFISQPCRDNTLYLLRLVDEMLISEIDQKLPFPASNSDFSLDSLELERHKDYGSALYEVLEGEIDSQTSRIPGSYKQPISNADDIVNDQWWNLYDNLWIIISEMNGKGPSKTSPKPSPSAGPSLGQRARGLVESLNIPAAEVAAVVVSGGIGSALGGKPNKNVDKAMLLRGERCPRIIFRLVILYLCRSSLERSSRCVQQVISLLPCLLAADDEQSKSRLQLFIWALLVVRSQFGMLDDGARFHVISHLIRETVNFGKSMLATSMMGREDSLDSGNSVKETGSIQNLIQRDRVLAAVGDEAKYTKSLDTDRQRQLCELQLRMDENSSSESNTRKAFEDEIQSSLASILALDDSRRAAFQLAHEEEQQNVAEKWIHMFRALIDERGPWSANPFPNSAVRHWKLDKIEDAWRRRQKLRQNYHFDEKLCHPSSSVPSNDIAPPVNESKCGFVGHIPEQMKRFLLKGVWKITDDGSSESNEIDNELGGQKPTLPKDTSDSQCSELSKDSGDWMQERKDSSSSSLETETSEVLTSVPCVLVTPKRKLGGHLAVMKDVLHFFGEFLVEGSGGSSVFRNFHASSNHDLTKPDQKQKSLKQPLYLGLDAEKGATVDKFDATNENVLNRKQLKNMKRHRRWNIGKIKAVCWTRYLLRYSAIEIFFSDSSAPVFLNFASLKDAKDTGTLIVATRNEYLFPKGSSRDKNGAISFVDRRVALEMAETARESWRRRDMTNFEYLMILNTLAGRSYNDLTQYPVFPWVLADYSSEVLDFNKSSTFRDLSKPVGALDIKRFEVFEDRYRSFTDPDIPSFYYGSHYSSMGIVLYYLLRLEPFTSLHRNLQGGKFDHADRLFQSIEGTYQNCLTNTSDVKELIPEFFYMPEFLVNSNAYHFGVKQDGEPIADVCLPPWAKGSPEEFINKNREALESEYVSSNLHHWIDLVFGYKQRGKPAVEAANIFYYLTYEGAVDLETMEDDLQRSAIEDQIANFGQTPIQIFRKKHPRRGPPIPIAHPLRFAPGSINLTSIVCSTSHTRSAALYVRTKDSNVVLVSQGLTLSVKMWLTTSLQSGGNFTFSSSQDPSFGVGSDILSPRKFGSPSAENVELGAQCFATMQTPSENFLISCGNWENSFQVISLNDGRMVQSIRQHKDVVSCVAVTFDGSFLATGSYDTTIMVWKVFRGRTQEKRPRNTQTELPRKDYVIVETPFRILCGHDDIITCLYISVELDIVISGSKDGTCVFHTLQSGRYVRSLRHPSGCALSKLVASQHGRIVFYADDDLSLHLYSINGKHLASSESNGRLNCVELSGCGEFLVCAGDQGQIVVRSMNSLEVIKKYDGVGKIITSLTVTPEECFLAGTKDGTILVYSMENTQLRKGLPRNSKSKPSSTG